The following nucleotide sequence is from Nitrospira sp..
GACCAGATGAATGCTTGCTCGACGAAGTTTTCGAGCTCGCGAACATTGCCCGGCCAAGCATAACGAGTCAGGAGCTCCAGAGCGTCTTTCCCGAAATCGATCTGAGGACGTCGTTCCGCCTCCAGCCGTTTCTCGAGGAAATGTTTGGCCAGAAGGGGAATATCCTCGCCACGTTCCCGGAGCGGGGGGAGAAAGAGCGCAATGACGTTGATGCGGTAGTACAGGTCTTCTCGAAACTGCCCCTTTCGAACGAGTTCGTCGATATTCTTGTTCGTCGCCGCCACAATGCGGACATCGACCTTGATCGGCTGAACCCCCCCGATCCTCGTAAATTCTCGCTCTTGGATGACACGCAGAAGCTTCGCTTGTGTGACGGGACTTAAGTCGCCGATTTCGTCCAGGAACAGCGTTCCGGTGTTCGCCAACTCGAACTGTCCGACGCGTCGAGCTGTGGCATCCGTGAACGAGCCCTTTTCGTGGCCAAAGAGTTCGCTTTCAATGAGCGTTTCAGGCAAAGCCGCGCAGTTCAGTGCAATGAAGGGGCGTTCGCGCCGGGAACTGTTGTAGTGCAAGGCTCTCGCCACCAATTCCTTTCCCGTGCCACTTTCTCCCGTTATGAGCACGGTGGTACGGCTGTCGGCGACCTGCTCGATTTTTGAGTAAATCTCCTGCATGCCTTGGCTTTTGCCGATCAAATTATGGAAGGCATAGCGCTGGACGACTTGTGCCCGCAGTTGCTTGACCTCTCGCTCCAATTCGGAGGAGTTCAGCACTCGATCGATGACGATACGGAGTTCATCGACGTCGAACGGTTTTGAGAGATAGTCAGCGGCTCCAAGCTTCATGGCGTCGACGGCTGTTTTGACGGATTTGGTGCCTGTCAGCATGATGACAGGGGTTATCTTGCTCTCCATACGGAGCGTTTGAAGCACTGCGAGACCGTCGGTTCCGGGGAGAAGAACGTCGAGGAGGATGAGGTCGGGCTCATCCTTCCGAAACACATCGAGCCCCTCATGTCCGTCACTAGCTTGGAGAATGTCATAGATTGGTTCGAGGACCATCTTCAGAGAGGTACGGACTCGGGGATCGTCATCGATCAACAGAATTCGTTGCTTAGCAACCGAGCTTTCCACAAGCGCTCCTTGCCTTCTACCCCTGATGGGAGGGAAGTGTGATCCGGAAGGTCGTTCCGATCCCTTTCGTGCTCTGAACTTGAATCTCTCCGCGATGCTCCCGAATGATCTGATGAGCGATGGTCAGTCCCAACCCCGTTCCTTCGTTGATGGTGCTCGTGTGTTTGGTGGTAAAAAACGGGTCGAAGATGTGATCAAGATTTTCTGGTGAGATGCCGTGCCCCGTATCTTCGATCTCTATCTGAGACCACACCGCACCGTCCGCTTTCTGGAGCCTGGTGGTCCGTACACGGAGGGTTCCGGTTTTATCGCTCATGGCATCCATCGCATTCAAGAGCAGGTTCAAAAGCACCTGTTTGACTTGTTGCCGATCCAACATGCCACGGGGCAGCTCAGGCGCCAAATCTTTTTCAATCTTAATCCCGCGGTTGTCGGCTTTCACCTGGATGAAGTACAGGCAGGACGAGACGATCTCATTCAGATCCTCATCGGTCAACTGAGGTTCCATGTACCGAGCGTAGTCGAGAATTTCCTGAATCAACCGTTCAATTCGATTGACGTCCTCGAGAACAATTCGACTGAATTCACCGATAAATCGACTATCATCCTTGCGTTCCGGAGCCAGCTGAATGAAGGTCTTGATCGACGTCAAGGGATTTCTGATTTCATGAGCGAAACCTCCGGCAATGGTCTCCAAGGAACGCAAGCGATCAGTTCGTCGCATGAGAGCCTGTGACTGCCCGAGATCCTCGTACAGCAGGAAGGAGTCGATCGCGTTGGCGGCATTCTGAGCCATAGCAGCCAGGAGTTCCATGGTATGGGAAGGAGTGACAATGGGACCTGTCCGGGATTGGAGCAACACGAAGGCGATCAACCTTCCACGATTCAGCAGCGGGATGGCCAGATCGATCGCAAGTGTGGCGAGTTGGGTACCGGTCGTATTGTCCAGCGGTGCCATGTATAGGGAATCGATTAAGGCGGACGAATCGAGGATGTCCTGGTGGTTGGCCAGTTGCTGAACTAGGGGATGATTGAGGGCAACGATGGGAGATCCTACTCTCGAAGGGATCTCCGGTTGTGAAACCACCTGGCAGAAACATTCGCGGTCGCGATCAAACACATAGAGCACGGCTTGAGAGTGCCGGGACACTTCGGAGAGGCCGGAAAGTATGCGCTCTGCGATGACGGGGAGACTGGTCGGGTGTCCCATGTCCCGCGCGAATTGCGTGAGTCGTTGCAGCGATGCTGTAATTGATTGATCAGAGCCCGATTGCAGAGTCGTGCGATCCGTCATGAGCGTGGTGTGTGAGGTCTTATGCGGGTGCCGTTCGTCGCGGTAAAAACATGACTAAGTATCATTCCTAGGTTGAAAGTATACACCCGAGGGGCTGTTTCATCCAGCGGATTTGGTCTTCCGTACAATGATGAGTAGACGTTGGTTGTCGTGGACGGAAAAACTGGATTGAACCTCCGGAATCACGGCTGTCAAACCATCAGGCTCCACGGAGCCGGCTGAGATAGTGAAGCAGAATTTGGACGATAGAAAACTGCGGGATGCCCGCAGGCCTGTCGGATGGTTCCTGCCGACAAGCCTGCGGGAGGAGATCAGTACGCGGCGGCGGTCTTGCCTTGCTCCGAGCAAGCCCCTGGAGTCATGTAGAGCAAGTAATTGCCCATGCCATGTTGGAGTTCAGTTTTCTGTAGAGAATGGTGGTAGACCATTACCATCTCATAGTCATCCTCCTTGGAGATGGGGAAACCCTGGACATCTTTATAGACTTGATGGGGTAAGAATTCGCGGAGCGTTCCATCCCTCTCAACATCCGGTACAGTCCGGAGGAGGGTCTCTCCCTTGGTCTTATTCTCCAATGCGATCAGGAGCAATTCATCGTGGCCGTGCGGATACGCGTATTTGACGCAGCCATCCATACTAAACTTCAATGGTGCCGTACGGACTTGGACACCCGCTCCGAGTTCGATCCCTTCGTCTGTCTGATCCGGCGGACGGTCGCCGAACTTGGTGAAGCAAACGATGTTGACGCCGACCTGATAGACCTCCATCGCTTTGACCGGTTTGGTCTTCGGCGCAAAATACATCGTGAACGTTGTAATGACGTCTTTGGTGGGCGGGGCACCGTGATAGAAGGCGACGACCGTCATCAATTTGTCGGTTGCCGACAGCTTCACGCCATATCCATCGGGGAATTGGGTCTCGGACATTTCGAGTCCGGCTCCACCGAAGAAGAGTGGCTCACCGGGACAGGACACGCTGGGTTTGGTGTTGTTGATCATCAAAATATGGTGCAGGTAATTTTTTGGTAATTCCTTCCCATCGACCGTGGTAATGGCCGACTTAAAGCCGACCAAATATTTATCTTCCGGCAACTGGAAGTGGAACCGAGGCATGGAATCGCCCATATCGCCTTCGCCATGGCCGGTCGGAAGATCGATGGGGCCGAAGGTCAGAATCGCGGTATTCTCTCCATAGGTGATCTTTGAGCCCACGTGTTTTTTCAATGTGGGAATTGCATGGTGATCGTGGCCCCCATCGGCATAGGCTGATGAGGCCAGGAGCAACACGGAGAGCGGAAGCATAAGGAATCTGCGCATAGGACCTCCCAGAGGAAGTAAAGCAGTGATTGGAACCGGACTCCGACTTGGTGGCATGGTTGAATAAGTGAGCTGATTCATTGGGTGCCGGCGGGGATCGGCGTGAGCCGATTCCATTGGTAGGTACCGCCATGTTCGCGCGCTGGAATGTTTTTATGCGTGCCCACGCGGGTGTACCACCATACGCCTTTGGCCTGAGAGCCGTCTTCTGAGAGGAGGACTTCAAAACCTCCCTCACGATCGTTACCGGGTTGTTGCCAGGTGCCTTGCCACAGACGATCGGCAATCTTCGTGGTGACAAAACGGCCGCCATGTTGGGTGTACGGCCCGTTGCCGTTCTTGTCCAGCGTGGCCTTGTACCGTTTTTCGTCCTCGACCTCGAGAATCTCCCATTCTCCGCTCACGTCAGGCACCGCTGCGGCAGCATCATTGCTGACGAGCTTTTGCGATCCCGCAGCCAGCGCTGGTGAGGCAAGGGAACCTCCTAATTGAGCGGATCGAAAGGACTCGTGCCACGACAACAGCTGCCAACGGCCGGCACGACGTTCGAGAACACCGGTTTCCCTTAAAGGAAGCACGGTCCGTTTCACCTTGGACCCTTCACCGACGTAGCGCGTATAGTCGACCTCCATCGTAAACCAGGCCAGGTCGCCTTTCGTCCAGACCTTGAGCTCATTGATCGGAATCTCAATCTTCTGAGCGTTGATGAATTCCTCTCTCATTTCCTGTTCGAACTCCGGCCAGCCCACGTATTTGCGACCCCCGACCGAGTAACTGACGATGTCGGCATCGTGAGCCATAAGCCGAGAAAGAGTCGGGAGGTCTTTGTCCGCATTGGCCCGGACCATTTGACGAATAGCCGTTTCTGGGTCGGAAGGGTCACCGCTGCTCGCCACCTGAGCAAACCCGATGACAAGCAGCAGACTTCCACAGACAAACCATCCCCGATGGGGCATAGGGAGCTCCATATATGCGACAAGGTTCAAATGAGCAGGAAAACTACACGGCCTGAACGATCATGTCAACAACGAAGTAAAATCAGGACGAACGAGGAGCGACCACCACTACGGTGACATTGTCTTCGCCGCCACGATCGAGCGCCGCGGTGACGAGGCGGTTGCAGAGATGAGTCGGATCGAGTTCGCCGGGGGCGAACACTGTTCGGATATCCTCGTCCTCCAGCATCTTGGTCAGTCCATCCGAGCAAAGCAGAACCAGGTCCTCCGGAAGTATGGGAAACGCGGTGATGGTAGGTTTCACTGTCGCGCCTACCCCCAAGGCACGCGTCAACACATGCCGCTCCGGATGTGTTTTCGCCGATTCTGTCGTGAGGATGCCTCGTTCCAGGTATTTTTCGATCAACGTGTGGTCCTTGGTCAGAGGGGTCAACGTGCCCGATCGAAATCGATAGGCACGGCTGTCGCCGACATGGGCGAGATATGCGACCGGGGCAGGTCCAGAAATGATCGCCAGCAGCACGATGGTCGTGCCCATTCCTTTCAGCCTGGATTTTGATCTGGACCGATTGAGGATGGCGTCATGCGTTCGGCTGATCAGGTCCGTCAACACATCTGTGGGAGACGTTTGACCGTTACCGAGCAGGCGGCTCGATGCTGCGGCCTCGGCCTGTATCGTGGCGATAGCCGTCTGAGCGGCGACTTCTCCGCCAATATGACCACCCATTCCATCCGCGACGGCCCAGACACCCACCTCATTGATGACAGCGAACGCATCTTGGTTGAGGGTGCGCACGAGTCCGATTTCGCTCCGACCGGTGCCGATCCAGGTACTCATTGGGAATAGGTCGGGGAATAGGTCGATGGAAGAGTGGTCGACATTGAGGAGAGTCCGAACCAAACCATGCTCGTCGCCTTCTTCTCGCGATGAAGTCCCATGACCGTCACCTCCTCAGATTCGGATAAGGCGTCGGTCGTTTCGATGACGAGGTAACTTGCCCGAGATCGGCAGGTCCCATACGCC
It contains:
- a CDS encoding sigma-54 dependent transcriptional regulator, translating into MESSVAKQRILLIDDDPRVRTSLKMVLEPIYDILQASDGHEGLDVFRKDEPDLILLDVLLPGTDGLAVLQTLRMESKITPVIMLTGTKSVKTAVDAMKLGAADYLSKPFDVDELRIVIDRVLNSSELEREVKQLRAQVVQRYAFHNLIGKSQGMQEIYSKIEQVADSRTTVLITGESGTGKELVARALHYNSSRRERPFIALNCAALPETLIESELFGHEKGSFTDATARRVGQFELANTGTLFLDEIGDLSPVTQAKLLRVIQEREFTRIGGVQPIKVDVRIVAATNKNIDELVRKGQFREDLYYRINVIALFLPPLRERGEDIPLLAKHFLEKRLEAERRPQIDFGKDALELLTRYAWPGNVRELENFVEQAFIWSQHAAQITPEHLPTLMKSDSRSTSLRDDTLAGRMSLEKAVMEFEREIILDALKRTNHVQTHAANLLGISRRMLKYRMDTLGIGRPDNSAAQEQIPPMQE
- a CDS encoding protein phosphatase 2C domain-containing protein yields the protein MSTWIGTGRSEIGLVRTLNQDAFAVINEVGVWAVADGMGGHIGGEVAAQTAIATIQAEAAASSRLLGNGQTSPTDVLTDLISRTHDAILNRSRSKSRLKGMGTTIVLLAIISGPAPVAYLAHVGDSRAYRFRSGTLTPLTKDHTLIEKYLERGILTTESAKTHPERHVLTRALGVGATVKPTITAFPILPEDLVLLCSDGLTKMLEDEDIRTVFAPGELDPTHLCNRLVTAALDRGGEDNVTVVVVAPRSS
- a CDS encoding ATP-binding protein, whose translation is MTDRTTLQSGSDQSITASLQRLTQFARDMGHPTSLPVIAERILSGLSEVSRHSQAVLYVFDRDRECFCQVVSQPEIPSRVGSPIVALNHPLVQQLANHQDILDSSALIDSLYMAPLDNTTGTQLATLAIDLAIPLLNRGRLIAFVLLQSRTGPIVTPSHTMELLAAMAQNAANAIDSFLLYEDLGQSQALMRRTDRLRSLETIAGGFAHEIRNPLTSIKTFIQLAPERKDDSRFIGEFSRIVLEDVNRIERLIQEILDYARYMEPQLTDEDLNEIVSSCLYFIQVKADNRGIKIEKDLAPELPRGMLDRQQVKQVLLNLLLNAMDAMSDKTGTLRVRTTRLQKADGAVWSQIEIEDTGHGISPENLDHIFDPFFTTKHTSTINEGTGLGLTIAHQIIREHRGEIQVQSTKGIGTTFRITLPSHQG
- a CDS encoding nuclear transport factor 2 family protein, which produces MPHRGWFVCGSLLLVIGFAQVASSGDPSDPETAIRQMVRANADKDLPTLSRLMAHDADIVSYSVGGRKYVGWPEFEQEMREEFINAQKIEIPINELKVWTKGDLAWFTMEVDYTRYVGEGSKVKRTVLPLRETGVLERRAGRWQLLSWHESFRSAQLGGSLASPALAAGSQKLVSNDAAAAVPDVSGEWEILEVEDEKRYKATLDKNGNGPYTQHGGRFVTTKIADRLWQGTWQQPGNDREGGFEVLLSEDGSQAKGVWWYTRVGTHKNIPAREHGGTYQWNRLTPIPAGTQ